In the Cellulomonas sp. C5510 genome, TCCGTGAGCGCGTTGTTGGTCGCCTCGATCTGCTTGTTGCTGTCGTACTCCTCCCACGGCCAGTTCCAGTCCGTGTCGAAGCCCTGGACGGCGCCGAGGGTGTCGCGCAGGCGCTCGAGCTCGTCGATGCCCTGAGAGACCGACGCCTCGTTCAGGGTGTCGACGCCGCTCGTGACGTTGGAGATCGTCTCGCGCAGGCGGTTCGCGCCGTCGGTCGCGGCGTAGACGATCGCCATGATCCCCGCAGTGAGCGCGGCGGTGGCGATCCCCGACGCCATGAACGCGGACGCCGCACCCCGCACGGCTCCCGCGGTCACGCTGAGAGCGGTGCCGAGACGCGTGGTTGCGACGTGCGCGCCCCCCGTGAACCGCGCCGCGTTCTGCATGGTGAGCGCTTGGGCCGCCCATGCCGCACGGGCCTCGGACAGCCGCCAGACCACGTTGTACTGGAGCGACTTGCCGAACTGCTGCAGCCCACCCACGACCGAGGTGATCGAGGGCAGGAACCGCGACGCCCATAGAGCCGCGACGGCTACCACGAGCGCCGGGTGGTCTGCGAGGAACCCGGTGATCGCTCCGAGGCTGTCCGACAGCACGCTCAGCCCCGCGAGCGTGGCACCGCCGACCATCTGCGCCAGCGCCCCCGCGACTGGGCTCGCGGCGTCGTAGATCGCGCCGAGGATCTCGGCGACGTTGACCCCGCCCTGGTAGAGCGAGTCGAGCAGCGGCTGCACGACCTGCAGGCCGTGCTCGAGCGCCGGCACCGCGCCCTCGGCGAGGTCCTGCACCGCGCCGAGGACGTCGTTCACGGCGGGCAGGACCTTCATGCCTATGGCGATCGTCCCGGCCTGCAGGGTGTTGGTCAGGACCGTCCACTGCGCGGAGGTGGACTTCATCTGCTCGTCGAGAGTGGCCTGCGTCGCCCCGAGGCGGGCGGTCTCGTCGCCGATCTCCGCCTGCACTCGCGCGTAGGTGCGACCCTCGTCTGTAGCGAGCGCGAACGCAGCGCGGGCGGCCCGGACCTCGGGGAAGAGCTTGAGGTACTCCTCAGCTGACCCGCCAGTGGCCTTCCGCAGGTCCTCCATGACTCCGTACAGACCCTCGGTCTGCAGGGCCGTGAGCCCCGACTCGTACCCCAGGGTCTTGTAGACGCCGGCGAGGGAGTCCGAGGGGTCGATGAGCGCCTGGATGACCCGGTTCAGGGAGGTACCCGACTCGGCCGCGGAAAGGCCCGTCAGCGTCATGGTCGCGATCGCAGAACCAACGTCGTCGATCGGGACCCGCGCGGCGGACGCCATGCCGACGACGTCACCGATGACCCCGGTGAGGTCAGAGAACTGCAGGACACCGAGGTTGACGGTCTGGAAGAGGACATCGGAGACGTCCGACGCCGACGACGCCGACAGGCCGTAGGCATTCAGGACGGCGGTGATGGCGGTGACCGAGTCCGACGTGGTCGCGAGTCCAGCCGACGCCGCGCGGGCGGACGCGTCGAGGACGGTGAGGCCCTCAGCGCCATCGAACCCGGACGACGCAATGTCGTACAGGCCCTCGGCGAGGTCGTTCGCACCTGTCGGAAGTTCGGTTGCGAGCTCAAGGACCTCCCCGGACATCGCGCTCAGCCCGGCCGCCGACTCGTGCAGCAGGGAGTTTACGTTCCGCATCCGCTGGTCGAACCCGGCCGCCGCGATGCCTGCCGCAGTAAGGCCGGCGACCATCGCGAGCACACCGGCGACCGCGATCGCGGTCGCGGCTTTCCATGCCGTCGACCAGCGCGACGCACTGGTGCTGGTCGTGCGCTCCCACGCCTGGATCTCCGACGCCGACCGGGCGAGCGATCGGGTCAGGGACGACGCGTCACCGCGGATCGCGACACCGATCGTGCGAACCCCGCCTGCTGCGACCTGTGTGAAGCTCACCGGGTCTCCTCGAGGTAGACGTGCACGAACGGCCGCTCCGGTTCAGGGATCGCGGCGGTCGCTTCGGCCTTCGCCTGGCAGTGCATGCACCGCCGGTACTTCACCTCCGCGGCGGCAGGGTTCTGCATCGCGTCGGACGGCACACCGCACCCGGGGCACACGTCGCCGACGATCTGCATTTCCGCCATCGCGAGGTCCTGGTCGTCCGGCGGGAAGGCCAGGAACGCAGAATGCGACACCCCGATCCGGGACGCGCACCGCACCTCCATCAGCCGGCGGGGGTTGCGGCGCAGCAGCCGCACCGCCCACTCGATCGACCCCGGATACGCGACCCGCAGGCACTCCCCGAGGAGCTCCTCCGCGGCGTCTGCGGTGGACTCGTCCCACCAGGACGTCACCTCGACCAGCGGTCGGCCGGTGCACTCCGCGATCAGGGCGGGCGGGAACGTGTCCTCGTTCCACTGGTCCTCCCCGTCGCGGGGCGGGTGCTTGTCCAGCAGTGCCGCCCACCGGGCGCGGCCGAGACCCCGCACGGTCACGTCGTGCGGGGCGCCGTCCGGAGCCCAGTACCTCACCGGCGAGCCAGGGGGTCGGGGCGGGCCTGCATCTGCGCGAGCAGCGCGGTCTGGAACAGCTGGTTCAGCTCGGCGTCCGACCACTCGGCGGAGTCGAACATCTCCTCGACCTCCGCCTCGGTCCGGGCGGGGGAGACGAGGGCCTTCGCGACGAGGTCCGGGGCGAGGGACGCGAAGGAGTACGGGGAGTCCCCGGTGGCGCCCTCGGCCCGCCACGCCTCGTTGTCCTCCTCGGTCGGCGGGTGCGCAGCGACGAGCGTCTTCCACGCCTTGCGCCCCAGGGACCGGAACGTCCACTTCTCCCGGGCCGCCCGGTACGCCTTCTCCGCGGTGTCCTTGGCCTGCACGAGGTCAGCGACCTCGTCCTGGTCGGACTCCATCAGCGCGGCGAGAGCGGCGCGCAACTCGTCCTCCGTCGCCGCCGGCGACATCGACGCCCGCACGGCGGCGGCGCGGCGCGGGAACGAGTCCGACAGGCGCTTCCGCGCTGCGGTGAGATCCGCGACGGCGTCCTCGTAGGCGTCGGCGAGCTCGGAGTTCAGTACGACCCACGTGCTGGTCGTCCGGGCGGTCTTCACCAGGTGGTCCTGCGGCTTCCTGGGCACGGTTCTCCTTCCAGATGGGGTGATGCCCCCACCCCCTCGGGCGGGGAGCGGGGGCATCACCGACGGGTGGTCAGGACGCCTGGACGGTGCCCTTGAACAGCGGGGTGCTCGGGGTGAGGTTGAGGTTCGTCATCGCCGCGGTCGCACCGAGGTCCCAGTTGGGCTCCTGGTCGTCGACCTTCAGCCCGATGAAGAACACCGGGGTCGACGCGGTGAGGACCTGCGCCGTGCGGCACAGCAGCAGCCACCCCGTGGAGTCCTCCGCGGCGGCGGTGAGGATCGCGATCCGCTCGAGCGCGTCGGCGTCGGTCCCGTTGCCGTCGTCCTCGGGGATCGTGATCGACACGGACTGGAAGGTCTCCGGGCCGGCGATCTGCTGCTCCACCCGGTGCTTCATGACCGGGACGTTGATCGGGTTGCGCTGCCGCGCGAGACCGGAGATCGCGTTGAACGCCCCGGAGAACGCCTGCCCGGCGGTGACCTCGGCGAGCGTCGGACCGCCGCCCTGGACGCCGTCGGCGATGGTCGGCAGCCACCAGGCGCCGCCCTTGCCTCGCAGCATGTACAGACCCATGTCAGGCCCCCGTCTTCTTCGTGGCCGCCTTGCCCGCGGGCTCGGTGGCGACCTGGGCCGGGGCCTCGGTCTGCTCGGTCTGGGGCGTGTCGGCGATCTGCCAGCCCTTGGGCTTCCAGATCGCGTTGAACGCCTCCTCGGTCGTCCGCGCCGGGGGCGCCTCGGGCAGCCCCGGGTGGTTGATCAGGACGGTCATCTGCGCTCCCGTGTGGTCGTGGTCCGTCAGTCCGGAGTGTCAGCCGGGGGGTGTCACACGCCCTGGAACCGCACGTCGTACGTCTCGACCCACGCGTACAGCCCGGGCCCGTCCTGCAGGTGCCCGTCCTCTTGGGACCGGATGAGGTCGACCATGGCGCCCTCGACGGTCACGGGGTAGAGCCGGCGGCCGCGGTTGGTGCCGGTGAGGGTCTCGCGGACGTGTGACCCGAGTGCTCGCGCCATCGACCGCGACGCCGCCACCGACCACACCTGCACGGGGAGGGTGGCCCGGGACGCGCCGGTCATCGTCAGGTGCTCGGGCTGCGGGGTGAGGGCTTCGAGGATGACCTGCCCGGCCGCCCAGTCCGCGTCGTCCAGGTGCACGACGACGGGCTGGTCGTCCACGGTCAGGGCGCGCGCCGCGATGGTGTCGCGCAGAGCCGCGGTGATCGGTTCGGGGCGTTCCAGGATGCTCACGTCAGCCTCCGCAGGACGGTCGTGGGGGACAGGTACGCGCGCAGCCCGGCAGAGACCGCGGCCTCCGCCTCGGCGGTGAGGATCGCGGGGACCTCGGCGATCGCCGGCCGCCAGTGCGGGTACGGCGGCTGGTGGTACACGCGACCGAGGGAGTCGGCGCCGACGAACCCGTACTCGAGGCGCGGGCCCTGCGGGGCGTTGGTGTAGACCGTCGAGACCGCGACGCCGGACGCCTTGGAGTTGTCCTGGGCGATCGACCGCCGGTAGTCGCCGGTGCCGACGTTCGGGCCCGGGCCGGTGCCAGGGATGTGCCCCATGCGACGGGACAGCTTGTTCGGGTGCCGGGCGGAGGAGGCGTTCGCGCGGACCTTGGTGCGTACGGCGGCGCCGGTCCGGTACACGGCGGGGGTGAGGTTCGCGTCGACCGCGACGGCTGCCGCCCGCAGGGCGAGCGGGATGCCGCCGGTGTCGATGAGGATCCCGGCCTCCATCAGGGCCTCACGAGCACACGCAGCAGCGCCCCCGCGGCGTCCCGCGTGCTGCCCCGAACCGTCCCGAGCCGCCCCGACGGGGCGCCGGCGAGAGACGTCACCACGGTCACGACGGCGTCGATCGGCGGGGTTGGGGTGTCCGGCAGCATCGAGACGATGAAGTCCCCCGCGCGCACGTCGAGCCCCGGGAGCGAGGCGTTCACCCGGTCGGCGTTCTTCACGAGCGCCCCGCCCTCGACAAGGGTCGTGCTGCTGGTGGTGGTCTTGAGCGTGTCGGGGTCCACCGCGGACGTCTCGGTGAACACCCGCACCGTGCACCCGGAGGTGCGGACGGCGTCAGCGGCGAGCTGCTGGGCCTGCGCGAATAGGGGCTGTAGGTCAACCACCGGCCACCTCGCGGGCGATGCCGATCAGGACATCCAGGGTCAGGGCGACCGGGGACGACGACAGGGACGTGAACCGTGCCTCGACCATCGGCACGAGCGCGGAGGGGTCGATCGACTCGAGGAACTCGACGACCGCGGTCCCCACGGCCTCGTCGTCCGGGGCGCGCACCACGGTCACGACACCCTCGCCCGTGATCGCGGCAGCCCCGGCGTGCTGGGTCACCGTGACCTGCGGAACCGTCCCGGGCCCACCGACCTCCACGACGGCGGACGCGACGGTGTTGGACACGTCGGCGCCACCGACGATCAGGCGGGTGTGGCCGGGCTTCGCGTCGAGCTCGAACGAGGTCAGCATGCGCCCAGGGTCAGGCCGGGGGTGCCAGGCGCATGTGCCGCTGCTGTGCTGCCGACGCGACCGTCCCGGCGCGGAGGTTCGCGGCGCGGGACACGCGCGCGGTGGCCCGGCGGGCGCGCGCGACCATCGGTGCCGTCGCCGCAGTGCGGGCCTTTTCTGCCGCCTCCTGGATGGCGCGCATCTCCGCCGGCCTCGTCGGCTCCGCCCGCCCTGCGGCCGAGGCGGTGCGGATGTCCGGGCGGGGGGACGTGACGCGCGTGCACCGCGGGTGCGAGATCGGGTACCGCTCCGCGGTGTCGGACGGCACGATCAGCCCGTTCGCCTTGTTCGGGTCCTCGTGCCCGTCGAGGCCGCACCCGACTCCGTCGAAGATCTCCCACCACTGGATGTCCAGGGCCCGACCCTGCTGGAAGCCGCCCTCCTGGTACGCCTCGGCGGTCTTGGTGCGCAGCACCATGTCGGCGTAGTCCCCGAGCCCGACGCGGGCGCCGTTGCGGTAGACGACGGCGGCGACCCCCTGCCCGTCGATCGCCCGGGCGAGTTCGCGGGCGGCCTGCTCGGCGGTCTTCCCGGTGTAGAGCTTCGAGCGGACGTGGTCGCGGGTCAGGGTCCGCACGAGCTGCTTCGTGGACTCCCGCACTCCCTGGGTTGCGGCGAGGAGGTTGTCCATCGCGTCCCGGGCGAGGTGGGTGATCGCGTCGAGGTCGGGGGCGCCGAACGCGGCGCTGGTGCCGGCGGCGATCGCGGTGCCCCACGCCCCGGTCTCGTACGCCCCGCGGGTGGCGGCGGCGACGGCGCGGGCGGCGAGGGCGTCGGCGGAGTCCGCGAGGGCGCGGATGTGCGCCTGCAGCAGGGTGAGGCGGTGGAGGCGCTGCGGGCGATGCAGGGTGCCCCACTGGGCGATGAGGCGGTCTTGCTCGTCGAGGATCTGCTGCCAGATCGCGTCGATGTCGGCGCGCAGCGCCCGGGTGAGTTCCTCGATCGCGTCAGGCTGGGTCACCGGTACCGGTCCGGGCGGCGGATCCTGGCGGTGGTCACGGCATCCTCCGACACGCCGCCCTGCTCGGCCGCCCAAGCGTCCTCGAGGCGGGCGATCTGCTTGTCGAGGTTGCTGAAGTTCGCCGTCGACAGCCCGACGCTGAGCACGCCGTCGAGGGAGAAGGACTTCGTCTCCTGCCCGCCGGCCGCGGCGTTCGCACGGCGGCGCTTCAGGACGCGGATCGCGACCGGCAGCCAGTGCCCGAGCTCGTCGAAGTAGTCGTCCAGCACAGAGTCGCTCGGGTCGTCTCCGACCTCGTCGCGGATCAGCGCGAGATCGCGGTCTGTCATCGCCATGTGGGCCTCCGCCGAGAGCATGCCGAGCGACCTGTCACTCATGAGCGGGTGAAGTCCGCCGATCAGTGGATCGTGGAAGCAGAGGACTGGATCGCGTTGGCCGTGCCGTTCGTGAGCCTCGTCGGGATCTTCGTGACCGCGATGAGCCTCAACCGCCCGCAGAAGCGCCTGGAAGCCATGCGGACGGCCATGGAGGTGCGCAAGACCGCCCCCGCAGCGACGACGACAGACCTCGACCGCTTCATCCGATTCACGGCGGCGCAGATTGGGCAGGTCTGGTGGCGCAGCAGCTGGGTCTTCCTCGGCGCGAGCACGCTCGCCGGCGGGGTGGCGACCGCGCTGATCGGTGTGTGGCTTCTCCAGGGCGAGACCGGCGTCTATCAGGGCGTGTGGTGGCTCGCCGGTGGCTACGGGGTCGTCGGCGTCGGCCTGCTGGTGTTCGCGACTTGGCGGCAGAAGACGGCGGGTTACTACTAGTCCGGGTAGATCCGGCCGGTGGTCTTCACGTCAGCGACGGTGATGCCGGCCTTGTCGAGGTACCAGAACAGGCCCCCGGACACCCCGGCGGCGATGGATGTGCCGACTGTCGAACCGACCTGCCCGGTGTCGGGGTTCGTGACGTCTGCGTAGACCTTCCACTGCTCGGCCATCAGTCCTCCCAGAGGACCATCAGACCGACCGCACGGTTCGCGGCGAGCGTCGCACCACCACTGGCTGTCCCACGGTGCTCCCGCAGCGAGATGCCCCACCCGTTGTGACCGACACCGACGGGGATCACCCGGTACGGCAGATCCTGTCCGAGGAGGCGTGCGGTGATCACCGACCCGCCGACGGCATCCCCAGGTGCATAGGTGAGAGCGGCGATCGGCTGCCACGGTGCGAGCCCTGGCGCGAACGCCACCCACGGCAGGACAGGAGCGATGACGCCCGTCGCGAGCGAGCTGTTCACCGCGAGCGCGGAACCCGCGATCGTGTAAGGCAGTACAGCAGGAACTGGGCCGCGATTTTGAATCATCGAGTTGTACGCGACTGCAACAAACGGATTGGGCGGCAACGACTGTGTCGCAGACGTCGCATTACCCATCGAGCACGCAAAGACCAGTCCGTCACCGGTCGCCGCCCCCGCGTTGTCCCTAGACCGCTCAATGATGACCACCGGGGATCCATACACAGAGGCATCCGCAGCGCACATCACGATGACGAGACAGGCTCCACCACTGCAAGTGGCGACGATGTGCTCCATCGGCGTCGACGACGACGCTTGTGTCGCCGTCGTTGTGCCATCAGAGACATACGTCTGAGCGACCAGGACATCTGTGATATCCGCGCCGGATGCGCCCTTTCCGATCGTGACCGCCAGTCCTGGGGCCGCGGTAGACCAGAATGACGACCCATACTCGAGCTTCACGTAGATCGGATGGGTCGCCTGGAGGTCGTCGTTGAACCGCCAGATCTCGAAGCCCTGGATCGTCTTGTTGGTGGTGGGCGCGGCTACGGTGCTCCAGTCGATCTGCCCGGCCGTGGCGACCTTCACCATCCCGACCGTCGCGAGGGCCGCGGACAGAGCGGAACCCCATGCCCGGAACTGCGCGTCTGTGGCGTTCGTGGGGGCCTCGGTGAATGACGTGTGAGTCATGCTCGCTCCGTGGGGTACCAGGTGATCGTGATGTCCGCGGGCCCGCCGTCGACCCGGTAGTACACGGCCGTGCCGTCTGCTGCACCGAGGACGGCGCCCTCAACGTCCGTCTCCGCGCCCACGGCGACGTACTCGTAGACGCGACCACGCCCACCCGGGTACGGGGTCGTCACCGGTCGCCCCGTGTCCGCGTCCCGCCCGGCCGCGGTGCGGTACAGCCGCAGCCGGCAGGCCGCCGAGTAGCTCACAGCGACGATCACGTACCCGGGGGACAGGTCGACGCTGCCACTGCCCTGGACGGCGGTGATGGTGGTGTCCCTGCGGGCGGTGAGCGCGTCGAGGGCGGCACGGGTGAGGGAGCCCTCGTCGGTGACGTACCCCGCGGTGTCGGCATCCGAGCCACCCCCGCCCCCGGCAGGGTCAGTCCAGCCCGTGGCGTAGTCCTCGGTCCCTGTCTTGGACAGGACCTGTCCGACCGTGCCGCCGGTGGGCACGCCGACACCAGGCGCTCCGTCCACGCCGTCGGCGCCGGCGGGGCCCTGGTCTCCCGGGTCTCCCTTCGGCCCCTGGACCCCGGGATCGCCCTTGTCGCCCTTGGGTCCGGGTTCACCGGCCGGACCGCGAGCACCGTCGGCGCCCACCGGGCCGGGCTCGCCCTGAGCCCCGGGGTCACCCTTGGGGCCCTGAGCGCCGTCCGCTCCCGGGGCGCCCGGGGCGCCGTCGGCACCAGCCGGTCCGCGCTCTCCGGGCGGACCCTGCTCACCCGGCGCACCCGGGAGGCCCTGCTCGCCGCGCGGCCCGGCGTCACCCTGGGGCCCTTGCGGACCCGGGACGCCCTGCGGGCCTTCTGGCCCCGGCTCGCCGGCAGGTCCCTGCGGTCCGACGGCGCGTGGGACGGCCACGACCTTCGTCGGGCCCTGAACGATCCGCACGACCTGCGTGCTCACAGCACCTCCCGGGTGACGTCGGGGTCGACCTTCACCGCTCCGGCGGCCAGCGGGATGACCAACCCGTCGGCCCGCACCAGCTCGACGTCCCACACCCCGAGCCGGCGGGTGTTCCACACCTCGTCCTCGGTGACCTCGTGCGGGATCAACCCCGCCACGGAGAGCACCCCGGCGTCGTGCGTGAGCGTCAGGCCGTCGCCGACCGTGAGGGTGCGCCAGACGTCGCCGCCGACCTTCTTGCGGACCTGCGACCTGGCCGACCAGCCCGTGAAGTCCTGCACGATCGTCCCGGCCTCGTCCTCCTCCGAGTACAGGAGGGTGAACGCGCAGTCCGAGCCCTGACGGATGAGGAGGTCGACCTGCGCGAGGACCTCCTGGCCGACCTCCTCAGCCATCAGCGCAGGTACTCGTCGAGGATCGTCCGACGCGCCTTGCCGGCGGCCTCGAGCGCGAGGACGGCGGCGGTCTCGCTCGGGTTCTCAGCGATGTGCTGCTGCACCTGCTCGACGTTCGCGTCCGACGGGTCGAACGCTGTGCCGCGGGCGGCGAACGCGAGGGTGTCCGCGATGCCCTGCTCGTACCCGACGAGCGCGCCACGGACACGTTCCGGGGCGATGTCCGTCGGGAGGCCGACCTTCTCGGCGTGCGCGGACTCCTCGGCCGTCAGCGGCTCGGGGGCGCCCGCCACGGCGTCCGGGTCCGGGACAGTCAGAGCGGCGGGGGCGCCGTGCTCCTGCCCGTCCTCGGTCAGGTGCGCGCCGACGCGCACGTCGTCGGGGACCTCGTCGCCGGCGCTGTACGCGCGGCCGTTCAGGTAGACGACCCCGACGAGGTCGTCACGGAGCTTCACCATGGTGGTGCCCTTCGTCTCGATGTGGGTCGGGCCGCCAGCAGAGCCGGGGAGGCGTCTGCTGGCGGCCCGAGGGGTGGTCAGGCCGCGACGTCCGCGACGAGGAGACCGTTGATGTCGCCGGCGACCGGCAGGAAGATCGAGGAGACCTTCGTCCAGGTCGTGACAGGGTCCGCGTCCGTGTACTGCACGACGGTCAGGCCCGGGGCCATCTCCTGCGTGAAGTCCACGGCGTTCGAGCTGACGAGCTCCCGCGCCTCCGCAGTGATGCCCCACTGGGACTCGCCGACGTTGTCGGTCACGAGGATGACCTTGTCGTCCGCGATGACCCGGGCCGTGCCGGAGTCCGTGGGGACCTCGCCCTCGTACACCTCGATCGGCGGCAGCCCGAACTGGGCGCGCACCTGCCCGAGCTGCTCCGGGGTCAGCGTGGGCGGGGTCGCGATGCCCGGCCAGAAGAACGACCGGTACTGGTCGTTGCGCAGCAGGTAGTTGCGGATCCGCTCGGACATGACCGTGCGGACGACCGGCCGGCGGGCGTCGGTGCGGACCTTGCGGACCCACGTCTGCTCGTCGTCGAGGGCGAGCGCGGTCGGGTCGGACCACAGGACGCTCGGGGTGACGAGGTGGTCGGCGGGCAGACCGAAGTCGGCCTCGTCGATGACGCCGTTCTCGTTGATCGTGACCTTCCCGGTGGAGAGGAACTGCCCGCGGGCGGCCTCGGCGCGGTTCAGGATCGCGGTCGTGTTGTTCTCGATGTCGTCGTAGATCGACTCGACGATCCGCTGGATCAGGGCGTCCGACCCGCCCTCGGCGAGGGTGAGGAGCAGGTCCTCGTTGATCGGGAGCTTCTGCGACAGCGGCGGGAGCGCGAGCTCCTGCGTCGCGATCGTCCCGGGCCGGGAGCCGATCGGGGCCTCCGCGTCGTACTGGCGGTACTTCGCGGTCGTCCGGCGGATCGTGCGGCGCACGGTCTTGGACTTGCGGCCCTGGACCTGGACGTTCGGCAGGACCGAGGTGAGCGGGTTCTCGATCGGCTCGGGGACCTGACGGGCCACGAGCGTGGCCTCGGCGGGGGTGACGAGCTCGAGGATGTTGACCATGTCGTGGCCCTTCTCAGATGAACCGGATACGGCCGGCGACGTCGGTCTTCCCGGCCGAGTCGACGGCGATGGGCAGGCGGGCCTCGCGGACCTTGCCGTGGGTGAGGATCGCGCCGCCCGCGTTGACCTGGCCGGCGGTGACCTGGCGGGGGCCGACGAGGAACCCGACGAGGGTCTGACGGCCGTCGGCGGCCGTGTCGTCGTACGGGCCGTACTTGCCCGACGCGGTGATCTTGCCGAGCGGCAGGCCGCCGGGCAGGAACCCCTTCGGGTAGTGCGTGCCCGCGGTGAACGCGCTGATGAGGAGGGTCACGGGCTCCGTGGAGTCCAGACCGTGGGCGGACCCGAGCCACGACGGGTCGTCGACGCCCGCGATCTCGGTGGTCTTGACCTGGATGGTCATGGTCGCTCCCAACGTGGGACGGGTGGGGTGGGGTTCGCGCACGACCGGGGTCGGCGTCCACGGGTCAGCCAGTCGTGGTCCTGGTCCGCTCTGGGCGGTCGAGCAGAGTGTGCGCAGGGGGGTGTCACACGCTCGCTGCGGAGGGAGTGGTCGGGGCGCAGGACGCGCTGCTACGGGGGCAAGGAGGCCCGGGCGCGAGGAACCCCCAAGCGGCCTTCACGGGATCTCGCACCAGACGGGTTGCCCGGCCCGTGTTGACGCCCCGACCACTGGTCTGTCAGGCCGCGGGCGCCCGGTACCCGCGACGGGCGGCGACCTCGTCCGCGCGCTCCTGCGCGGTCTTCGCGGCGGGCGGCTGGGCCGGCGGCGCACCCGGGGCCGTGTGCGGCGCCGGGGTGCCCGTGCCGAACAGGCCCGGGGCGTCCGTCTTGAGCTGCGTGATCGCGGCCGTGACCGTGGCCTCGTCGGCGCCGACCGCGACGTCCAGGGCACGGGCCGCGATCGCGACGTTCGTCGCGCCGGCCGACCCGAGGAGCCGCTCGACGCGGGCGGCGTGACGGTCGGCGGCGGCCTCTGCCTTGATCTGCTCGGCCTCGGCCTTCGCGGTGGCCGCGGCGGCGGCGTCGCGCTGCGCCTGGGTCTGGTTCGCCTCGTCGGCCTTGCGGGCGGCCTCTATGAGGGCGGCGGCGTCCTCGATCGAGATG is a window encoding:
- a CDS encoding phage minor capsid protein, translated to MTQPDAIEELTRALRADIDAIWQQILDEQDRLIAQWGTLHRPQRLHRLTLLQAHIRALADSADALAARAVAAATRGAYETGAWGTAIAAGTSAAFGAPDLDAITHLARDAMDNLLAATQGVRESTKQLVRTLTRDHVRSKLYTGKTAEQAARELARAIDGQGVAAVVYRNGARVGLGDYADMVLRTKTAEAYQEGGFQQGRALDIQWWEIFDGVGCGLDGHEDPNKANGLIVPSDTAERYPISHPRCTRVTSPRPDIRTASAAGRAEPTRPAEMRAIQEAAEKARTAATAPMVARARRATARVSRAANLRAGTVASAAQQRHMRLAPPA
- a CDS encoding head decoration protein; translated protein: MTIQVKTTEIAGVDDPSWLGSAHGLDSTEPVTLLISAFTAGTHYPKGFLPGGLPLGKITASGKYGPYDDTAADGRQTLVGFLVGPRQVTAGQVNAGGAILTHGKVREARLPIAVDSAGKTDVAGRIRFI
- a CDS encoding phage tail tape measure protein, with the translated sequence MSFTQVAAGGVRTIGVAIRGDASSLTRSLARSASEIQAWERTTSTSASRWSTAWKAATAIAVAGVLAMVAGLTAAGIAAAGFDQRMRNVNSLLHESAAGLSAMSGEVLELATELPTGANDLAEGLYDIASSGFDGAEGLTVLDASARAASAGLATTSDSVTAITAVLNAYGLSASSASDVSDVLFQTVNLGVLQFSDLTGVIGDVVGMASAARVPIDDVGSAIATMTLTGLSAAESGTSLNRVIQALIDPSDSLAGVYKTLGYESGLTALQTEGLYGVMEDLRKATGGSAEEYLKLFPEVRAARAAFALATDEGRTYARVQAEIGDETARLGATQATLDEQMKSTSAQWTVLTNTLQAGTIAIGMKVLPAVNDVLGAVQDLAEGAVPALEHGLQVVQPLLDSLYQGGVNVAEILGAIYDAASPVAGALAQMVGGATLAGLSVLSDSLGAITGFLADHPALVVAVAALWASRFLPSITSVVGGLQQFGKSLQYNVVWRLSEARAAWAAQALTMQNAARFTGGAHVATTRLGTALSVTAGAVRGAASAFMASGIATAALTAGIMAIVYAATDGANRLRETISNVTSGVDTLNEASVSQGIDELERLRDTLGAVQGFDTDWNWPWEEYDSNKQIEATNNALTELQIKTGNTTLNLIKLRDATGLSVDELRRLQEAQGIDLTMPIDDAKAQANRDKLISYIQDIEKQTGVSAAGMSEDWGMSIEDQEALADAIQATADKVRSAFSGATDVLGTWEPDIGVQEEKDALEKLADARERLSDVEKDAKSESRELKNAREGVADAEADLAEAQRKKAEGTLEAFYRNAIEMGTTFSTNLDTAMRMGLDPQVMARLLEEGPEQAGPIVQQMVDDNTGALIQMVNDAEAQLAEIQAKVVEQSRLTTMAINSDSDTMTRDLSSALDISSLSWGGATAEDIAAQLGLDVDEIRRIAEAFGITLAQGIQTGFDSAAPKLTVFSDGSFSTGPGAQRGMADGGIYPGYTPGRDIGYIGISGGEAVMRPEWTRAVGPSWVHRMNALARSGGVEAVRAAMGTYLGGFAGGGIPGYSQPNVITVPIEVTNERHTPWTIQRAYFTDRREAEGWGNRAKARAALAGRRVP
- a CDS encoding major capsid protein; its protein translation is MVNILELVTPAEATLVARQVPEPIENPLTSVLPNVQVQGRKSKTVRRTIRRTTAKYRQYDAEAPIGSRPGTIATQELALPPLSQKLPINEDLLLTLAEGGSDALIQRIVESIYDDIENNTTAILNRAEAARGQFLSTGKVTINENGVIDEADFGLPADHLVTPSVLWSDPTALALDDEQTWVRKVRTDARRPVVRTVMSERIRNYLLRNDQYRSFFWPGIATPPTLTPEQLGQVRAQFGLPPIEVYEGEVPTDSGTARVIADDKVILVTDNVGESQWGITAEARELVSSNAVDFTQEMAPGLTVVQYTDADPVTTWTKVSSIFLPVAGDINGLLVADVAA